One Cervus canadensis isolate Bull #8, Minnesota chromosome 1, ASM1932006v1, whole genome shotgun sequence genomic window carries:
- the C1H17orf97 gene encoding protein LIAT1 → METRGPSRALGAAGSHWLGGRGSPAAGGAGERSRGWMDGGGGARALEDDEDEEEEERQGCMAASQVSRLPPIAGCTSELTKRKVKKKKKKKKTKRSGKGDADKHQSQGMKTQQLSPTFHDILGPSKDHGPGPEHRQNKDESKLFSYSTTVSLPRFVEIEETLSNQVNESLRWDGILADPEAEKERIRIYKLNRRKRYRIWALKGFHSDPGAAETPEDPAYLSDQDSGSSRQLMAKGPNHCSEGNLVSTDIPP, encoded by the exons ATGGAGACGCGTGGCCCTTCCCGGGCGCTAGGCGCCGCCGGAAGCCACTGGCTCGGCGGCCGCGGGTCTCCAGCTGCCGGAGGTGCGGGGGAGCGGTCCCGCGGGTGGATGGACGGCGGCGGTGGGGCCCGGGCGTTGGAGGACGacgaggacgaggaggaggaggagcgacAGGGCTGCATGGCGGCCTCGCAAGTCTCCAGATTGCCCCCCATCGCGGGTTGCACCTCAGAACTGACCAAACGgaaggtgaagaagaaaaaaaagaagaaaaagaccaagAGGTCGGGCAAAGGGGACG CAGATAAACATCAGAGTCAAGGCATGAAGACTCAGCAGCTGTCTCCAACCTTCCATGACATATTAGGTCCCAGCAAAGATCACGGCCCGGGGCCAGAGCACAGACAGAACAAGGATGAAAGCAAGCTCTTCTCCTACTCCACCACTGTAAGCCTCCCCCGCTTTGTCGAAATAGAAGAGACCCTTTCCAACCAGGTCAATGAAAGTCTGCGCTGGGATGGCATTCTCGCTGACCCAGAGGCTGAGAAGGAAAGGATTCGCATTTACAAGCTGAACCGTAGAAAGCGGTACCGAATTTGGGCCCTGAAGGGCTTCCACTCTGACCCTGGTGCTGCAGAGACCCCCGAGGACCCAGCCTACCTCTCGGATCAAGACAGTGGCAGCAGCAGGCAGCTGATGGCCAAGGGCCCCAACCACTGCTCAGAAGGAAACCTCGTGTCTACGGACATACCACCTTGA
- the RFLNB gene encoding refilin-B, with translation MVGRLSLQDVPELVDTKKKGDGVLDSPDSGLPPSPSPSHWALAAAGGGGGERTPAPGALEPDAAATRAAPNPASLPNPLGSGYSPRLCPLSFGEGVELDPLPPTEVRYTSSVRYDSERHFIDDIQLPLGLAVASCSQTITCIPSCTWRNYKAEVRFEPRHKPTRFLSTTIVYPKYPKTVYTTTLDYNCRKTLRRFLSSVELEATEFAGGDYLLEEN, from the exons ATGGTGGGCCGGCTGAGCCTGCAGGATGTGCCCGAGCTCGTGGACACGAAGAAGAAGGGCGACGGCGTCCTGGACAGTCCGGACTCGGggctgccccccagccccagccccagccactgGGCGCTCGCGGCggccgggggcggcggcggggagCGCACGCCGGCCCCGGGGGCGCTGGAGCCAGACGCAGCGGCCACCCGCGCGGCCCCG AATCCAGCTTCTCTCCCCAACCCCCTGGGCTCCGGATACTCACCAAGGTTATGCCCCCTGTCCTTTGGCGAAGGAGTGGAGCTTGACCCCTTACCACCAACAGAAGTAAG GTACACGTCCTCGGTCAGGTACGACTCGGAGCGGCACTTCATTGACGACATCCAGCTGCCCCTGGGCCTGGCGGTGGCCTCCTGCAGCCAGACCATCACCTGCATTCCCAGTTGCACATGGCGCAACTACAAGGCGGAGGTGCGCTTCGAGCCCCGCCACAAACCCACCCGCTTCCTCAGCACCACCATCGTCTACCCCAAGTACCCCAAGACCGTCTACACCACTACCCTGGATTACAACTGCCGCAAGACACTGAGGAGGTTCCTGTCCAGCGTGGAGCTCGAAGCCACGGAGTTCGCGGGCGGTGATTACCTGTTGGAGGAGAACTGA